One window from the genome of Hippoglossus hippoglossus isolate fHipHip1 chromosome 10, fHipHip1.pri, whole genome shotgun sequence encodes:
- the nkx3-2 gene encoding homeobox protein Nkx-3.2 has protein sequence MAVRGNSLMPFSIQAILNKKDDSRHLPDLDMCFSKTACWKIFGEMNGGSRRDDGETCEPTDQKSYDSDSGLSDDNDSKTPAACKSEKDGDAASDVPEESMQEETDQESAAAENAKSDSEPNNATDSSTLDEKSLDQPKQRKKRSRAAFSHAQVFELERRFNHQRYLSGPERADLAASLKLTETQVKIWFQNRRYKTKRRQMAADLMASTPAAKKVAVKVLVRDDQRQYSPGEILRPPLLSLQPSYYYPYAYCLPAWTLSACAGNQ, from the exons ATGGCCGTTCGTGGCAACTCGCTGATGCCTTTCTCGATCCAAGCCATCCTGAACAAAAAGGACGACAGCCGACACTTGCCAGATTTGGACATGTGCTTCTCCAAGACGGCGTGCTGGAAAATATTTGGGGAGATGAACGGCGGCTCGAGGAGGGACGACGGGGAAACTTGTGAGCCGACGGACCAGAAAAGTTACGACTCAGACTCGGGACTCAGCGACGACAACGACAGCAAGACTCCGGCCGCGTGCAAGTCGGAGAAGGACGGGGACGCAGCGTCGGATGTGCCGGAGGAAAGTATGCAGGAGGAGACGGACCAGGAGTCTGCAGCTGCGGAAAACGCAAAGAGTGACAGTGAACCCAACAATGCCACGG ACTCCAGCACCCTGGACGAAAAGAGCCTGGATCAACCCAAACAGCGGAAAAAACGCTCCAGAGCCGCCTTCTCCCATGCGCAGGTCTTCGAGCTGGAGCGCCGCTTCAACCACCAGAGGTACCTGTCCGGGCCGGAGCGGGCGGACCTGGCGGCCTCCCTGAAGCTCACAGAGACCCAGGTCAAgatctggttccagaaccgTCGGTACAAGACGAAGCGCCGCCAGATGGCCGCCGACCTGATGGCGTCGACTCCGGCGGCCAAGAAGGTGGCGGTGAAGGTTCTGGTGCGGGACGACCAGAGACAGTACAGCCCGGGAGAGATCCTGCGGCCCCCGCTGCTCTCCCTGCAGCCGTCCTACTATTATCCCTACGCCTACTGCCTCCCTGCGTGGACACTCTCTGCGTGCGCGGGGAACCAGTGA